Proteins from a genomic interval of Lolium perenne isolate Kyuss_39 chromosome 1, Kyuss_2.0, whole genome shotgun sequence:
- the LOC127332625 gene encoding uncharacterized protein gives MLSQSGFGWDDDKNMISVEDDVWNNYAKANKDAASYRYKVIKYWDMISTLYNRDRATGEGARTENESAAEMTEEIANTTATNKDANSSTKDDEDRPKKRYRSDDLIATMLGDKLDNFTAVFKADAPEPPPKPASPEEIWALLGGIPELEDDQLLAIYDVLVADDRKFKSLLALPERMKKKWVLKQIST, from the exons ATGCTTAGTCAGAGTGGATTTGGTTGGGACGATGACAAGAACATGATATCCGttgaagatgacgtttggaacAATTATGCCAAG GCCAACAAAGATGCAGCCTCGTATAGGTACAAGGTCATCAAGTATTGGGACATGATCAGTACACTTTACAATAGAGACCGTGCTACGGGTGAGGGTGCAAGGACAGAAAATGAGAGCGCGGCTGAAATGACGGAGGAGATAGCTAACACCACCGCAACCAATAAAGATGCCAACTCCTCAACTAAGGATGACGAAGATCGTCCAAAGAAGAGGTACCGATCCGATGACTTGATTGCAACAATGCTTGGAGATAAATTGGACAATTTTACTGCTGTGTTCAAAGCCGATGCTCCTGAGCCGCCACCAAAGCCAGCAAGTCCTGAAGAAATATGGGCTCTCCTTGGTGGAATACCAGAACTAGAAGATGATCAGCTCTTGGCAATATATGATGTTCTAGTTGCCGATGATCGCAAGTTCAAGTCTCTATTGGCACTGCCTGaaaggatgaagaagaagtgggttTTAAAGCAAATAAGCACATGA